The stretch of DNA TCCTTCAAGTAGATAAAAGGATGTCCAAAATGGCATTGAACAATGCATGAAAAGTGCACAGTTGACATCTATTCATCTCTGCAATAGCATGAAGGTAAAAAGGGAAGATATGGGAAAGATCAAGATCCTTAACGATATTCTCATCGACAAAATTGCTGCTGGAGAGATTGTTGAGAGGCCTTCATCCATTGTTAAAGAGCTAATCGAAAATTCTATAGATTCGGGGTCGTCATCAATCATGGTAGAGATCACAAAAGGAGGAAAAGAAAAGATCAGGGTGGACGATGATGGTGAAGGGATGGACAGAGAGGATCTCATACTTGCTCTCGAAAGGCATGCCACGAGCAAGATCTTAAATGAAAAAGATCTCTGCTCCATCTCAACGATGGGATTTCGCGGGGAAGCACTCCCGTCCATAGCATCCGTCTCTATCGTTACCATGAGAAGTGGAAGAGGCCTTGCTCTTCCGGGCCATGAAGTCCATGCTAAGGGAGGAAAGATCTTGAATGTCGAAGAAGTTCCACCGCTTAAGGGCACCTCCGTGGAGGTCCGCTCCATATTTTTCAACACGCCGGCCAGAAATAAGTTTCTGAAAAGTAATGAAGTGGAGCTGTCACACATCATCGCTGCGATCCAGAGACTTGCCCTTTCTTTCTATGAATTACGTTTTACCCTGAAGAGTAAAGATAGATTGCTATTTAGCCTTTCTCCCTCTAGCAGCAGACGTGAGAGGATCTCTCAGATCTTTGGATCTGATTTTGCCAGCAGGCTGCTCCAATTCAGCATTACGGGAGAAGCAGTCGAGCTGGAGGGGTTCATCTCCAATATCGGGGACGGTCGCTCGAATCGCAGCGGCCAGAACTTCTTCGTAAACCGGAGGTCCATCAAGGACAGGACACTGATGGGAGCGGCGTATAATGCTTACAGAAGCTTCTTTCCTGGAAGCCATCCATACCTCTTTCTCTTCCTTGAGGTTAACCCCTCCCTTGTAGACTTCAATGTCCATCCCGCAAAACTGGAAGTTAGGTTTCGCCATCTCGGGGAGATCTATCGCATTGTCCATAATGCCATCCTTTCTGTTCTCGAAGGGGAAAAGTTGCATTCTGCATCAGCAAGGCTTTCCCCGTCCATGTCAAGACAAACCGGCCTTCACGGGGTCGCACATCATGGGTCTTCAGCAGAAAGAGCATCTACAATCAAAATCTCAGAAATGCAGGTACAGGAAGAAGTTCCTTTCGAATCAAGAAGTCAAGATATTAAAATCCTGGGTCAGCATCTCAATACCTTCATCGTTGCAACCGATTCAGAAAATCTCTTCATTATTGACCAGCATATTGCGCACGAAAGGGTCGTCTTCGAAGAACTAAACGCTCAGCTTCAAAGAGGAACGGTGGAAAGACAGAAGCTTCTTTTTCCCATGACTATCGAACTGACACCTGCCGAGTCCTCATGCGTCAAGGCTCATCAGAAGATCCTTTTCAACGCTGGATTGATCATCGATGATTTTGGTCCCGGAACCATCAAAGTCACGGAAATTCCGACTAGTCTCCCCCTGAATTCTATCCCGGGATTCATAAAGGAAGTGATTTCATCATTATTACTTGAGGATCCCGAAGTCGGTTGTGAAACGATGACGGAGCTACTCTCCATGCTCGCGTGCCATGCAGCGGTAAAAGCAGGGGAGAGACTCGCTGCCGCGAAGATGGAATACATCGTTGAATCTCTCCTGAAATGCTC from Acidobacteriota bacterium encodes:
- the mutL gene encoding DNA mismatch repair endonuclease MutL, translated to MGKIKILNDILIDKIAAGEIVERPSSIVKELIENSIDSGSSSIMVEITKGGKEKIRVDDDGEGMDREDLILALERHATSKILNEKDLCSISTMGFRGEALPSIASVSIVTMRSGRGLALPGHEVHAKGGKILNVEEVPPLKGTSVEVRSIFFNTPARNKFLKSNEVELSHIIAAIQRLALSFYELRFTLKSKDRLLFSLSPSSSRRERISQIFGSDFASRLLQFSITGEAVELEGFISNIGDGRSNRSGQNFFVNRRSIKDRTLMGAAYNAYRSFFPGSHPYLFLFLEVNPSLVDFNVHPAKLEVRFRHLGEIYRIVHNAILSVLEGEKLHSASARLSPSMSRQTGLHGVAHHGSSAERASTIKISEMQVQEEVPFESRSQDIKILGQHLNTFIVATDSENLFIIDQHIAHERVVFEELNAQLQRGTVERQKLLFPMTIELTPAESSCVKAHQKILFNAGLIIDDFGPGTIKVTEIPTSLPLNSIPGFIKEVISSLLLEDPEVGCETMTELLSMLACHAAVKAGERLAAAKMEYIVESLLKCSNPYYCPHGRPITVKLGPSELMKQFKRRE